The following coding sequences are from one Macaca mulatta isolate MMU2019108-1 chromosome 7, T2T-MMU8v2.0, whole genome shotgun sequence window:
- the ACOT6 gene encoding acyl-coenzyme A thioesterase 6 isoform X1 has protein sequence MAATLILEPAGRCCWDEPVLITVRGLAPEQRVTLRASLHDEKGALFRAHARYRADARGELDLERAPALGGSFAGLEPMGLLWALEPEKALVRLVKRDVRTPFAVELEVLDGHGPEPGRLLCRAQNKRDFLQPGVRREPVRAGRVRAALFLPPGKGPFPGVIDLFGSGGGLCEYRASLLAGHGFAVLALAYFRFEDLPADLNDVRLEYFEEAVDLMLQHPEVKGPSIGLLGFSKGGDLCLSMASFLKGITATVLINACVANTITPLHYKDMIIPKLVDDLGKVKITKSGFLTFMDTWSNPLEERNHQSLIPLEKAQGPFLFIVGMDDQNWKSEFYAQIASERLQAHGKERPQIICYPETGHCIDPPYFPPSRASVHAVLGEAVFYGGEPKAHSKAQVDAWQQIQTFFHKHLNGKKCVKHSKI, from the exons ATGGCAGCGACGCTGATCCTGGAGCCCGCGGGCCGCTGCTGCTGGGACGAGCCCGTGCTCATCACCGTGCGCGGCCTGGCCCCGGAGCAGCGGGTGACGCTGCGCGCGTCCCTGCACGACGAGAAGGGCGCGCTCTTCCGGGCCCACGCGCGCTACCGCGCCGACGCCCGCGGCGAGCTGGACCTGGAGCGCGCGCCCGCGCTGGGCGGCAGCTTCGCGGGGCTCGAGCCCATGGGGCTGCTCTGGGCGTTGGAGCCCGAGAAAGCCTTGGTGCGGCTGGTGAAGCGCGACGTGCGGACGCCCTTCGCCGTGGAGCTGGAAGTGCTGGACGGCCACGGCCCTGAGCCCGGGCGGCTGCTGTGCAGGGCGCAGAACAAGCGCGACTTTCTCCAGCCGGGGGTGCGGCGCGAGCCGGTGCGCGCGGGCCGGGTGCGCGCCGCGCTCTTCCTGCCGCCGG GCAAGGGGCCCTTTCCTGGGGTCATTGATCTGTTTGGGAGTGGCGGTGGCCTTTGTGAATACAGGGCCAGCCTCCTGGCCGGACACGGTTTTGCTGTGCTTGCCCTGGCTTATTTCCGATTTGAAGACCTCCCTGCAGATCTGAATGATGTACGTCTGGAGTACTTTGAAGAAGCCGTGGACTTGATGCTGCAGCATCCAGAG GTGAAAGGTCCTAGTATTGGGCTTCTTGGATTTTCCAAAGGAGGTGACCTGTGTCTCTCAATGGCTTCTTTCTTGAAGGGCATCACAGCCACTGTTCTTATCAATGCCTGTGTAGCCAACACAATAACTCCTCTACATTACAAGGATATGATTATTCCTAAACTTGTCGATGATCTAGGAAAAGTAAAAATCACTAAGTCAGGATTTCTCACTTTTATGGACACTTGGAGCAATCCCCTGGAGGAACGCAATCACCAAAGTCTTATTCCATTGGAAAAGGCCCAGGGGCCCTTCCTGTTTATTGTTGGCATGGATGATCAAAACTGGAAGAGTGAATTCTACGCTCAGATAGCCTCTGAAAGGCTACAAGCTCACGGGAAAGAAAGACCCCAGATAATCTGTTACCCAGAAACAGGTCACTGTATTGACCCACCTTATTTTCCTCCTTCTAGAGCCTCTGTGCATGCCGTTTTGGGTGAGGCAGTATTCTATGGAGGTGAGCCAAAGGCTCACTCAAAGGCACAGGTAGATGCCTGGCAGCAAATTCAAACTTTCTTCCATAAACATCTCAATGGTAAAAAATGTGTCAAGCACAGCAAAATATAA
- the ACOT6 gene encoding acyl-coenzyme A thioesterase 6: MLQHPEVKGPSIGLLGFSKGGDLCLSMASFLKGITATVLINACVANTITPLHYKDMIIPKLVDDLGKVKITKSGFLTFMDTWSNPLEERNHQSLIPLEKAQGPFLFIVGMDDQNWKSEFYAQIASERLQAHGKERPQIICYPETGHCIDPPYFPPSRASVHAVLGEAVFYGGEPKAHSKAQVDAWQQIQTFFHKHLNGKKCVKHSKI, translated from the exons ATGCTGCAGCATCCAGAG GTGAAAGGTCCTAGTATTGGGCTTCTTGGATTTTCCAAAGGAGGTGACCTGTGTCTCTCAATGGCTTCTTTCTTGAAGGGCATCACAGCCACTGTTCTTATCAATGCCTGTGTAGCCAACACAATAACTCCTCTACATTACAAGGATATGATTATTCCTAAACTTGTCGATGATCTAGGAAAAGTAAAAATCACTAAGTCAGGATTTCTCACTTTTATGGACACTTGGAGCAATCCCCTGGAGGAACGCAATCACCAAAGTCTTATTCCATTGGAAAAGGCCCAGGGGCCCTTCCTGTTTATTGTTGGCATGGATGATCAAAACTGGAAGAGTGAATTCTACGCTCAGATAGCCTCTGAAAGGCTACAAGCTCACGGGAAAGAAAGACCCCAGATAATCTGTTACCCAGAAACAGGTCACTGTATTGACCCACCTTATTTTCCTCCTTCTAGAGCCTCTGTGCATGCCGTTTTGGGTGAGGCAGTATTCTATGGAGGTGAGCCAAAGGCTCACTCAAAGGCACAGGTAGATGCCTGGCAGCAAATTCAAACTTTCTTCCATAAACATCTCAATGGTAAAAAATGTGTCAAGCACAGCAAAATATAA